The segment TGCCGGTGCCGATCACCGCGCCGCAGTCCCAGTCGATCGCGTCCTCGTCGTCGCGAGGATCCGGAAGACCGGCGTCCCGCCACGCTTCGTCGGCAGCCAGAGCGGCATAGACCATGTTCTGGTTCATCGCGGCCAGCTCGGCCTCGCCGAAGCGAGCTCGCGCGCGCTCGTCGACGCCTTCGGGCACGCCGGAAACGGTGCAGGCAAACCCCATGTCGCGAAGGCGCGCATCGTTCCTCAGGCCCGAACGCCCCTCGCGAAGCGCTTCGGCGAACGCGCCGACGCCGACCGCGTTCGGCGCGACGACGCCCATGCCGGTGACGACGACGCGCACCCGGCTCATGACGACAGCCTCATGCCCGACATGGTCGCGCGGCAGACTTCGCGGCCGTCCTGCGCCGTCATCACCACGCCGGCGCGCAGCTTTCCGCGGCGCAGCCACAGCTTTTGCGAGCGGACGGTGACGGTCTGGCCGGGACGAACGACGCCGCAGAACTCCGCCTCGACGTCGGTGAACAGCAGGCGCGCCGCGCCGCCGCCAGCAGAGGCGCCGAACAGGCGAATGCCGAGACAGACGACGCCGATCTGCGCCATCGTCTCGACGAGGATCACGCCGGGAGTCACCGGATCGCCGGGAAAATGCCCGCGGTAGAACCACTCGTCCTCGCGGTAACGGTACGTACCGACGACGTGGTCGTCGTCGAGCTCGACGATCTCGTCGATGAAACGGAACGGCGGCGCCTGCGGCACCAGCGCGAGCACGTCGGCCGCCGACAGCGATCCCATCGTCGCCGCGGCCTCCGGCAGCATTGCACCGCCTCCGGCACTCGACAGCGACATGCTGCCGCCGGCACCTGTCGGCGTCATGCTGCCGGCAACACCCGGCAGCGGCACGCTGCCGGCAATTGATTCAGCCGCCATACATGCCTCCGTTGACGTGCACGACGCTGCCGGTCATGTAACCGGCGCGCGATGCGAGGAAGGAAACGACGTCGGCCACTTCGTCGGCGCTGCCGAGGCGCCCGAGCGGCACGCGCGCAAGGATCGCGCCGCGGATCTCGCCGGACAGCGACGACGTCATGTCGGTGTCGATGAAGCCGGGCGCTACCGAATTGACGAGAATGCCGTAGCAGGCTGCCTCCTGCGCCAGCGACAACGTCATGGCGTCCAGCGCAGCTTTTGCCATCGAGTACGAGGTCTGCCCCGCATTCCCCGTGTGCCCGACGACACTCGATACGTTGATCACCCGGCCGCGACCGGCCTTGTACATGAAGCGGCGCAGGACGAGCCGCGTCAGGTACCAGGTGCCGCGGGTCAGCGCGTGCACGCGATCGTAGTCCTCGAGCTTCATCGCGACCATCGGCGCGTCGGCAGTGATGCCGGCGTTGTTGACGAGCACGTCGATGCGGCCGGCTTTTTCCTTCAGCTCGGCGATGAGCGCGTCGATTTCGGAGCTCGAGGCCAGGTCGGCCCGCACGAGCACGGCGTCCTCGAGCGTCGCCATCAGCTCCCGGGCCCGCGTTTCGCTGCGATTGCAGTGCAGTACGACGCGAAAGCCGTCGGCGGCAAGCGCTTGTGCGCACGCGCGGCCGATGCCGGTGCCCGCGCCCGTGACGAGCGCGACTTTGCGAACCGCAGGCACATCGGCGTCGTTCGCTGCCGGCGTCGCGGCAGCGACGATACCGTCCTTGTCGAGCAGCTTCACTGCGCGGCCTGCGCGAACTGGAGAAGAGTGGCCGACCACGTAAGACCCGCGCCGACTCCGATCAGCGCGACGCGCTCGCCGGCCCCGAACGAACGCCAGTGCTCCGATAGCACCGAGGCCGATCCGGCGCTGGCGGTATTGCCGAAGCGGTCGACGTTGAAGTGATGATGCTCTGCCGCGATTCCGCAGCTTCGCGCGACGTTCTCCAGCATCAGCAGGTTGGCCTGGTGACCGATGTAGTGCATCGCTTCGCCCGTGGTCGAGCCGTTGCCGGCGTCGCCTCCGGTGCGCGTGTTCAGGTCCTTCCACAGCCGCACGCTGGTGCGGATGGCGAACGACTGCACGACGCTTCCGTGCTGCGCGAAGTAATCGGCCCACGGCACGACGACGCTGGCGTACCCCGAGGGCCGCGAATCGAGCGACGTCGAAACGATGCGCGCACCGGGCCGCGCCGGATCGCGCGAGACGACGGCGGCCGCGGCGGCATCGCCCCACAGCACGGCGGCCGTGCGGTCAGCGTAGTCCACGGTACGGGTGACCGTCTCGGGCGCGACGACGAGCACGTGTTCGGGAAGCGCATCGTCGCGCATGCCCGCCAGAAGATGCAGTGCCGCGCCGAAACTCGTGCAGGCCGAGCGCACGTCGATGGCAGGCACTTCGATGCCCAGCTCGGCGGCGACGATGCACGCTTCGGCCGGCGTCACGTGGTCGGGTGCGCTGCCGACGCCGATGACGAGCCCCACGCCTGCGGCGTCGATCCCCGCATTGACCAGCGCCATGCGTGCGGCGCGCGCCGCCAGCACCGCATTGCTCTCGAGCGTCGCCTCGCGCGCTGCCCGGATGTCGGCGTTGCGCGTCGTGCGGATATAGTCGAGGTCGAGCACCGTGCGGCGAGAGCGGATGCCGGTGCGCTCGAGAATCCAGGCCTCGTCGGTGCCGATGTCGAGATCCTCGAGGAAGCGGTTGCTGATCTCGGACGCCGGATGCGCGTGGCCCATGCCGCAGACGGTCAGCATCAGGCGCAGGCTCCGCGGGAGATGTGCTCGCCGCCGTCGACGCGAAGGATCGATCCGTTGATCCAGCGCGCTTCGTCGGTGCACAGCAGATAGACCGCGTCGGCGACGTCCTGCGGCGTCGTCAGGCGGCCAAGGGGGTTTCTCAGCATCGCGTCCGCTTTCATCGCTGCGATGCCGGGAATGAGCGCGGACGCGGGAGTCTCGGTGATCCCCGCCTGCACGATGTTCGACCGGATTCCCCACGGCGCCAGCTCGAGCGCGATCTGGCGCGAGACGGCTTCGAGCGCGGCCTTTGCGGCACTGACGGCACCGTAGCCGCGCCACGCGATCGTGTTGCCTTCGCTCGTCAGCGCGAGCACTCGCGCATCGGGCGCGAACAGCGCACGCTCGTGCACGTCCCGCACCCACGTGTACAGGCTCGTGCCCATGTTGTGGACCGTCGATGCGAAATCCTCGTCGTCGGCGATGCGCTTGCCGTAGTCGGCCGGCGTCGCCAGCGCGTGCAGCATTGCGCAGCCGCCCGCGAAACTCTGGTCGACTGCCTTTGCCAGTGCGTCGCCGTCGATGCCGAGGGCGCACGCGAGATCGTCCAGCGCACGGCGCCGGTGATTCGCGACCGTTCCGTCGCCCGGAAGCGACAACGGCTTCAGGTTGCCGAGCGCGATCGAATGCAGCAGCACGCGGATGCGGCCGCGTCCCTGCAGGCGCGCAGCCGCTTCGTCGAGCACGCGCGAGCGCCCCTCGGCACTCAGAGCATCGACGTTGAGGGTGACGAGAGCCGGCGCATCGGCGGCAAGCCTCTCGAAATCCTTCTCGATGCGCGCCATCGCCGCACGGCGGTCGCGATGCACGACGACGAGCGACATGCCGGCGGCCGCAAGACGCCGCGCAGAGGCCAGACCGATTCCGCTCGAACCGCCGAGCACGAGACCCCAGCAGTCCGCCGCAAAAACCCGCGGCACCGCCTCAGCTGCGCCTGCACTGTCGATCGAAGCTGCGCTCGTCATCGGCGCCACCTTGCCCGCTACGCGGCGAGCTGCTCGAGACTGCGGACCGCGACGACCGACGAGATCTCGGGACCGTGCTCGAGGCTGAGGAACATCGGCCGCAGCGGCTTGCCCGGTCCGACCTCGATGACGCGGGAGCAGCGTGACGCGATCGCGCGCATGTTGTCCCTCCACCGCACGGGCGAAGAGATCTGCGCGACCAGCGCCCGTATGAGGGCGTACGCGTCGCCGTCGTGGAAGCCTCCGCTGGTGTTGGACGTGACCAGCGTCGCGCGGCACGCATCGATACGCGGCAGTACGTCACGCAGGCACTGGCCGAAGTATTCCTCGATGCCGCTCATCATCGGGCTGTGAAACGGCGCGCTCACCGCGAGCTCGACCGCGCGCAGCGGTTGGCGGTGCAGCTCGAGAATGCTGGCGACCGCATCGGAGAGCGCCGCGCTCGCGCCCGACAGGACGATCTGAGAGTCCGAGTTGTCGTTGGCGATCCAGACGCGGGTGCCGGCCAGCACGCGCGCGACCAGCTCTCGATCGATTGGCGAGCCGACCAGCGCCGTCATGCCGCCGCTGCCGGCGGGGACCGCCTCCTGCATCAGGCGACCCCTTTGCCGGACCAGCCGCACGGCGTCGGCCAGCGGCAGCACCCCGGCAGCCACCAGTGCGGTATACTCGCCGAGGCTGTGGCCGCCGTAGCAGTCGGGCACGAGGTCGAAGCGCTCGCCGAGCACGCGGAGCATCGCGATCTCGACCGTGAGGATGGCCGGCTGCGCAAACTCGGTGCTTTGCAGGCGCGGATCCTCGCCGAAGCACAGGGTGCGCAAATCGAGCGAAATCGCGTCGCCGGCCTCTTCAAAGGTGCGCCGTGCAGCTATGGAACTGTCGTGAAAATCGCGACCCATCCCCGGGCGCTGGCAACCCTGGCCCGGAAAGACTAGGGCGGCGTGCACCGGCCGGCGGGTACGGCGGGCAGGTTCAGCGGGGTTCTGGAACATGACCGCGGTACAGTACCACCGTCGACATTGCGCGTCAAATATTTTACAAACTGAATAAAAACAGGTAGTTACAGTATAGACCGAAGTACAGAGCACCCCGATGCCACTGCAACCCAAAGGAAGCACCAAGCCTCCCGCGCGCGGCGCCGCCACCCGCGCGAAGATCCGCGATGCGGCCAATGCCCTGTTCATCCGCCAGGGCTTCGAGGCCACGACGGTCGACGAGATCGTCGCCCAGGCCGGCGTGGCCAAGGGTACGTTCTACGCGCACTTCGACAGCAAGGAGGAGCTGCTGCTCGAGTACGTCTCGACGCGCATCACGAGGGCCGAGGCCCAGCTTCCGCTGCTCGTGGCAGAGCCGAACTTCGAGGCTGCGCTCGCCCGTGTCGTTGCGATCAGCCTTCGCGGCAAGCTGTGGTGGAACCGTGACGTCGCGCGCCTTGCGATCGAGACGATCACTGCAAGATCGGCCGACTACGAGGAGGTGGTGCGCGGCCTCGTCAAGCCTCTCGTCGAGATCGGGCAGGCCCGCGGCCAGGTCCGCACCGACATCGCACCCGAGATCCTCGCGCGCTTCATCGTGCGGGTGCTTCTCGGAGTGGTGCTCGACTGGACCGAAAGCGGCATCGGAGGCACTCGCGACCAGGCTCTCGATTCCGCGCTGGTCCTGGTGATGTCGGCTTCGCGGCCTGCGCCCGGCTGAGAGGTTGCAGGAAAACGGCCGACTGCGACGTCGAAGTCCCGGAAACCGGGCGCCTTGAGTTTTTGGCGGACCCTGTGTACGCAGCGGCCTGCCTCGGTGTCCGACTCCGGACCAGCAGCGGCGCCCGCCGCGTGCCGGTAACCCGGCTTCGCCGCCTGAATCGGCACCCGGGCACGGAGCGCGACGCGCGCTACCCACAAAACGCGATACCAGCGATGGCCCTCAAAGACGTTCTCCACGAGTTGCAGACCCGCAACGCCCAGGCCGAGGCCGGCGGCGGCAAGGAACGCATCGCCGCGCGCCATGAAAAAGGCCTGCTCGGCGCCCGCGAGCGCATCGACCTGCTGTTCGACAGCGGCACCTTCGTCGAAGTCGACAAGCTGAAGACCCACCGCTGCAACGACTTCGGGATGGACAAGCAGCGCATCCCGGGCGACGGCATCGTCACCGGCTACGGCAGCGTCGACGGCCGCACGGTGTTCGCGTTCGCCCAGGACTTCACGGTGCTCGGCGGAAGCCTTTCGCACGCGTTCGCCGAGAAGATCTGCAAGATCATGGGGCTGGCGATGAAAGCCGGCGCACCTGTGGTCGGCCTCAACGATTCGGGCGGCGCACGCATCCAGGAAGGCGTCGAGAGCCTCGGCGGCTATTCCGACATCTTCTGCATGAACACGCTGGCATCCGGCGTGGTGCCGCAGATCTCGGCGATCATGGGACCTTGCGCCGGCGGCGCGTCCTACTCTCCTGCGCTGACCGACTTCATCCTGATGGTCGACCAGAAGAGCTACATGTTCATCACCGGCCCCGACGTCATCAAGTCGGTGACGCGCGAAGTGGTCACGCAGGAAGACCTCGGCGGCGCGTTCACGCACAACAGCAAGAGCGGCGTCGCGCACTTCATGGCCGAGAGCGACGAGGACTGCGTTGCCAAGGTGCGCCGCCTGCTGAGCTACCTGCCGTCGAACAACGTCGACGATCCTCCGGTGCTGGCCTGCGACGATCCGGTCGACCGCCTGACGCCCGAGCTCGACGACGTCGTACCCGACAGCTCGAACCAGCCCTACGACATCCACGCCATCATCGAAGCGACGGTCGACTCCGGGAGCTTCTTCGAGGTGCACGAGCACTTCGCGAAGAACGCGGTGGTCGGCTTCGCCCGAATCGGCGGCCGCTCGATCGGCGTCGTCGCCAACCAGCCGCTGCACCTGGCCGGCTGTCTCGATTCGAACTCGTCGAACAAGATCGCCCGCTTCGTGCGCTTCTGCGACTGCTTCAACATCCCTGTCGTCACGTTCGAGGACGTGCCCGGCTTCCTTCCCGGCACCGCGCAGGAGTGGGGCGGGATCATCCGCCACGGCGCGAAGATCGTTTACGCCTACGCCGAAGCGACCGTCCCGAAGATCACCATCATCACGCGCAAGGCTTACGGCGGGGCGTACGCCGTCATGGGGCCGCGCCACGTGCGCGCCGACGTCGTGCTCGCGTACCCGTCGGCCGAGATCGCCGTGATGGGCGCCGACGGCGCCGTCAACATCATCTTCCGCGGCGAGCTGAAGAACGCCGACGACGCCGAAGCACGCCGCAAGGAGCTCGTCGCGGACTACCGCGGCCGCTTCGCGACGCCGTTCAAGGCAGCCGAGCTCGGCTACATCGACGAAGTGATCTCGCCGTCGCACACCCGGCTTCGCATCGGCCAGGCCCTGGCGATGCTCGCGCACAAGAAAGATACCAACCCGCCGAAGAAGCACGGCAACATCCCGCTGTGACGACGATGCGCTGCAACAGGACACACCGCCGTGGTCGATGAATTCCGCACCGTGCCGCCCGGAGTGGGCGGCCTCGGGGGAAGGCCCGACCTCCTGCGCGTCGCGCTGGCAGCGTATGCCGCCCACATGCAGCAGCGCGCGCGCGTGCGCATCCCGCGCGCACAGACACCGTGGGGACTTTCAGCGCGCATCGCATCGATCCAGAGGATGGGCACGCGCTGACGCGCGGCCGGAAACGGAAATGGCCACCTACAAGGTCAAGGCGTACGGCAAGGAATACACGGTCGAGGTCATCGAGCAGGCCTCGGGCGCCCGCATCATCGTCGAAGGCTACAGCTTCGAGGTAGAGCAGGCTTCGCCGGGCTCGGTGCCGGGCCACACGGCCGCACGCGCGGCGGCAAGAACCGCTGCGCCGGCGCCTGCAGCAGCACCGGCACCGGTCGCTGCGCCGCCGAAGAAAGCGGCCGCGCCCAAGGCAAAAGCCGCGGCGCCTGCTGCACCTGCAAAATCCGCCGCGCCCACCGGTCGCGGCGCCGTCCTCGCACCGATTCCGGGCGTGATCACCAAAGTCTGCGTCACCGAAGGCGAGGAAGTCCGCGCCGGTCAGACCGTCGTCAAGCTCGAAGCGATGAAGATGGAGAACGACATCACCGCGCTGGTGGCCGGCACCGTCAAAGAGGTTGCCGTCACCGAGGGCGCGGAAGTTTCCGACGGCCAGCTGCTCGTCCTCGTGGTGTGAGGGAAAGCCGCGAGCTGGCGAGCGGCTTGCCCATCCAGACGCCGCTCTTGAATACTCAACCGGCCGCAACCGGAGGCTGGGAACAACACAATGGCAAGCTTCGACCAGGAACTGTCGCGCTGGACCACCAAGGTGCTCGAGCCCGCGCGCGCGAAATCCGACGAGCGGCGCAAGAGCTTCGAGACGCTGTCCAGCATTCCCGTCGCGCCCCTGTACGGCCCTTCGAGCGGAGACTATCCGGGCGGGCTCGGCATGCCGGCCGAGTACCCGTTCACGCGCGGCGTGCAGCCGAACATGTACCGCGGCCGCTTCTGGACGATGCGCCAGTACGCAGGCTTCGGCACCGCCGAGGAATCCAACCGCCGCTACCGTTTCCTGCTCGGCCAGGGCACGACGGGCCTGTCGGTCGCGTTCGACCTTCCAACCCAGATGGGACGCGACAGCGATCATCCGCTGGCCGAAGGCGAAGTCGGCAAGGTCGGCGTCGCGATCGATTCGCTGGCCGACATGGAGACGCTGTTCGACGGCATCCCGCTCGACAAGGTCACGACGTCGATGACGATCAACGCCACCGCGTCGGTCCTGCTCGCGTTCTACCTGGCCCTTGCCGAGAAGCAGGGCGTTTCGTGGGACAAGGTCGGCGGCACGATCCAGAACGACGTTCTCAAGGAATACATCGCGCGCGGCACCTACATCTACCCGCCGAAAGCGTCGATGCGCGTCATCACCGACATCTTCGCGTTCTGCAGCGAGAAGGTGCCGCAGTGGAACACGATCTCCATCAGCGGCTACCACATGCGCGAGGCCGGGTGCACGGCAGTGCAGGAAGTGGCCTTCACGCTTGCCGACGGAATCGCCTACGTGGAGGCGGCGCGTGATGCGGGCCTCGACATCGAGCAGTTCGCGGGCCGGCTCTCGTTCTTCTTCAACTGCCACAACAACTTCTTCGAGGAAGTGGCCAAGTTCCGCGCAGCGCGCCGATTGTGGGCGCGCACGATGAAGGAACGATTCGGCGCGAAGAAGGACCGCAACATGATGCTGCGCTTTCACACGCAGACGGCCGGTTCTTCGCTGACGGCGCAGCAGCCGCTGACCAACGTCGTGCGTACGACGCTGCAGGCCCTGGCCGCCGTCTGTGGCGGCACCCAGTCGCTGCACACCAACGGCTACGACGAGGCGCTGAGCCTGCCGACCGAGGTCGCGGCCACCACCGCGCTTCGCACCCAGCAGGTGATCGCCTTCGAGTCGGGTGCTGCCGACACCGTCGATCCGCTCGGCGGCTCCTGGTACGTCGAGGCCCTCACCGACGAGATCGAAAAGCGCGCGAGCGAATACATCGCCAACATCGACAAGCTCGGCGGCTCGGTGGCAGCCATCGTCACCGGCTTCCAGCAGCGCGAGATCCAGCAGGCCGCCTACACGCACCAGCAGGCCGTCGAGTCGGGCGACCGCGTCATCGTCGGCGTGAACAAGTTCACCAGCAAGGAAACGATGACGATCGACATCCTTCGCCTCGACCCGATGATCGAGAAGCGCCAGAAGGAAAAGCTGGCCAAGGTACGCGCCGGCCGCGACAACGCCGCGGTCAAGGCCGCGCTGGCCGAAGTCCGCCGTCGTGCTTCCGGCACGGACAACCTGATGCCGGCAATCATCGACGCCGTGCGCCTTTACGCGACGCTCGGAGAAATCTCCGACGCGATGCGGTCGGCCTTCGGCGAGTTCGACGCGCCGGTCTTCATCTGAGCAGGAAGAAGCCTTCGCGCCGCCACGCCGAGCGCGGCGGCGAGCGCAAGCACAAGAAACGCCGCGACCGCGGCGCTGGGCCTGCGGCGCATCCTCGGGGCGCTGCGCCTGCGGCGCATCTTCCTGGCGCTGCGCCTGCGGCGGGCTCCGATTCGGGCGCGACCATCGTTCGCGATGCGCTCGCGTCTCGTCTTCTCGACCTGCTCGCCGCATCCAAGCGACCGACCTCGACCGCCGACCAGCTCGAGCACGCCACCGGTGCGCCGCTGGCCGACGTGTGGTCCTCGCTCGAGTCGCTCGAGGACGAAGGCACCGTCGTGCGCATGCCTCGCGGGCGCTGGGCACTGGCCGAGCGATCGGGCCTGCTGACCGGCCGCATCAAGGTGGAGCGCTCGGGGCGGGCGCTGGTGATCCTCGACGTGCCCGACGCACCGCTCATCGTCGAGCGCGGCGCGCTGCGGCCGGCCATGGACGGCGACCGCGTTCTCGTCGAGCCCGTTCGCTACGCGCGCGGGGGACTGCACCACGCGAAGATCCGGCGCGTGCTCGAGCGCGCGCGCCGCACCATCGTCGCCGTTGCCTCGCCGATCGCACGCACGCGGCTGCTTGCGCTGGACGATCGCATCGGCCCTTACGTCATTGTCCTCGCCGACGACAGCGATCCGGCGCCGCCGGGAATGGCCGTCGCCGCAACCATCGTCGAATATCCGTCGTCGCATCGTGACCTCACGGTGCGCGTCGAGCGTGTTCTCGGCGAGATCGGCAGGCTCGCGACCGAGATCCGCAGCGTCTGCGTGCTGCGCGGGATCGACGAGGACTTTCCGGAGCAGGCCGAAGCCGAAGCGAATGCGTTTGGCGAGCCTTCTGCCGAGGACTTGCACGGGCGCGAGGATCTTCGCGAGGAGCTGACCGTCACCGTCGATCCGGTCGATGCAAAGGACCACGACGATGCGGTCTCGATCGTACGCATGGCGACAGGTTGGCGCCTCGTCGTCTCGATCGCCGACGTCTCGCACTACGTCGTGCCCGGGACTGCGCTGGACGGCGCGGCCTACGATCGCTCGACCAGCGTCTACTTTCCGGGTCGCTCGGTACCGATGCTGCCCGAAAAGCTTTCCGGCGGTCTTGCAAGCCTTCATCCCGGCGTAGACCGGCTGGCGGTCTCGGTATTCCTCGAGATCGATTCGAGCGGAGACGTACGAAACACGTCGTTCGCCCGCTCGGCGATCCACAGCTTCGCATCGCTGACGTACGAGCAGGTGCAGGCCGTGCTCGACGACGAAGGGTTCGCGCCGGCGAGCACGGACGAGAAAACCGAATCCGCGGCCGATGCAGCGCCGGCGGTCCTGGAAGAGGCAGAGGCCGACACCGATGCCGAGGCTCCGGCCGGCGGGACTTTGCAGGAGCCCTCGCGCGCCTCGTCACGGAATGCCGCCGAGGACCCGGCGCGCATCGCCGCCAACGTGCGCACAAGCCTGGTCGAGATGGCCCGCTGCGCCGATGCCCTGCACCGGCGCCGCATGCAGCGCGGCGCCATCGACATGGATCTTCCCGAAGCGGTCGTCGTTCTCGACGAAGCCGGCGATGTCTCGGCCATCCGGCGCCGCCCGCGACGATTCGCTCACCGTCTCGTCGAGGAATTCATGCTGGCCGCCAACGAGGCAGTAGCCGGGAAGATCGACGCGTCCGACGTTCCGTTCCTCTATCGCATTCACGAAAGGCCCGACGACGACGCGCTGGTGCAGCTTGCGACGCGGGCGCGAGCGCTCGGCCTGAGGCTGCGGCATGACGGCGGCGTGGTCGCGCCGGCGG is part of the Candidatus Binatia bacterium genome and harbors:
- a CDS encoding TetR/AcrR family transcriptional regulator, whose product is MPLQPKGSTKPPARGAATRAKIRDAANALFIRQGFEATTVDEIVAQAGVAKGTFYAHFDSKEELLLEYVSTRITRAEAQLPLLVAEPNFEAALARVVAISLRGKLWWNRDVARLAIETITARSADYEEVVRGLVKPLVEIGQARGQVRTDIAPEILARFIVRVLLGVVLDWTESGIGGTRDQALDSALVLVMSASRPAPG
- a CDS encoding ketoacyl-ACP synthase III, producing the protein MLTVCGMGHAHPASEISNRFLEDLDIGTDEAWILERTGIRSRRTVLDLDYIRTTRNADIRAAREATLESNAVLAARAARMALVNAGIDAAGVGLVIGVGSAPDHVTPAEACIVAAELGIEVPAIDVRSACTSFGAALHLLAGMRDDALPEHVLVVAPETVTRTVDYADRTAAVLWGDAAAAAVVSRDPARPGARIVSTSLDSRPSGYASVVVPWADYFAQHGSVVQSFAIRTSVRLWKDLNTRTGGDAGNGSTTGEAMHYIGHQANLLMLENVARSCGIAAEHHHFNVDRFGNTASAGSASVLSEHWRSFGAGERVALIGVGAGLTWSATLLQFAQAAQ
- a CDS encoding 3-oxoacyl-ACP reductase family protein; protein product: MKLLDKDGIVAAATPAANDADVPAVRKVALVTGAGTGIGRACAQALAADGFRVVLHCNRSETRARELMATLEDAVLVRADLASSSEIDALIAELKEKAGRIDVLVNNAGITADAPMVAMKLEDYDRVHALTRGTWYLTRLVLRRFMYKAGRGRVINVSSVVGHTGNAGQTSYSMAKAALDAMTLSLAQEAACYGILVNSVAPGFIDTDMTSSLSGEIRGAILARVPLGRLGSADEVADVVSFLASRAGYMTGSVVHVNGGMYGG
- a CDS encoding ACP S-malonyltransferase, encoding MFQNPAEPARRTRRPVHAALVFPGQGCQRPGMGRDFHDSSIAARRTFEEAGDAISLDLRTLCFGEDPRLQSTEFAQPAILTVEIAMLRVLGERFDLVPDCYGGHSLGEYTALVAAGVLPLADAVRLVRQRGRLMQEAVPAGSGGMTALVGSPIDRELVARVLAGTRVWIANDNSDSQIVLSGASAALSDAVASILELHRQPLRAVELAVSAPFHSPMMSGIEEYFGQCLRDVLPRIDACRATLVTSNTSGGFHDGDAYALIRALVAQISSPVRWRDNMRAIASRCSRVIEVGPGKPLRPMFLSLEHGPEISSVVAVRSLEQLAA
- a CDS encoding SDR family oxidoreductase; translated protein: MTSAASIDSAGAAEAVPRVFAADCWGLVLGGSSGIGLASARRLAAAGMSLVVVHRDRRAAMARIEKDFERLAADAPALVTLNVDALSAEGRSRVLDEAAARLQGRGRIRVLLHSIALGNLKPLSLPGDGTVANHRRRALDDLACALGIDGDALAKAVDQSFAGGCAMLHALATPADYGKRIADDEDFASTVHNMGTSLYTWVRDVHERALFAPDARVLALTSEGNTIAWRGYGAVSAAKAALEAVSRQIALELAPWGIRSNIVQAGITETPASALIPGIAAMKADAMLRNPLGRLTTPQDVADAVYLLCTDEARWINGSILRVDGGEHISRGACA
- a CDS encoding hydroxymyristoyl-ACP dehydratase, whose product is MAAESIAGSVPLPGVAGSMTPTGAGGSMSLSSAGGGAMLPEAAATMGSLSAADVLALVPQAPPFRFIDEIVELDDDHVVGTYRYREDEWFYRGHFPGDPVTPGVILVETMAQIGVVCLGIRLFGASAGGGAARLLFTDVEAEFCGVVRPGQTVTVRSQKLWLRRGKLRAGVVMTAQDGREVCRATMSGMRLSS
- a CDS encoding RNB domain-containing ribonuclease → MWSSLESLEDEGTVVRMPRGRWALAERSGLLTGRIKVERSGRALVILDVPDAPLIVERGALRPAMDGDRVLVEPVRYARGGLHHAKIRRVLERARRTIVAVASPIARTRLLALDDRIGPYVIVLADDSDPAPPGMAVAATIVEYPSSHRDLTVRVERVLGEIGRLATEIRSVCVLRGIDEDFPEQAEAEANAFGEPSAEDLHGREDLREELTVTVDPVDAKDHDDAVSIVRMATGWRLVVSIADVSHYVVPGTALDGAAYDRSTSVYFPGRSVPMLPEKLSGGLASLHPGVDRLAVSVFLEIDSSGDVRNTSFARSAIHSFASLTYEQVQAVLDDEGFAPASTDEKTESAADAAPAVLEEAEADTDAEAPAGGTLQEPSRASSRNAAEDPARIAANVRTSLVEMARCADALHRRRMQRGAIDMDLPEAVVVLDEAGDVSAIRRRPRRFAHRLVEEFMLAANEAVAGKIDASDVPFLYRIHERPDDDALVQLATRARALGLRLRHDGGVVAPAVFQKLLADAAGRPEARQINNMVLRTMTRARYSAEKEIHFGLASRCYTHFTSPIRRYPDIIAHRALLATLGQNGQARSREALRPEAAHTSERERRAMDAERDVVAAAGCLFMTSYVGKRLAGTVSGVDRFGFWVELDVAFVEGFVHVGKLREYFDWVPEKMELQSRVSAAVIHIGQSMRVRVVSVDLASRRIELEPA
- a CDS encoding biotin/lipoyl-containing protein — protein: MATYKVKAYGKEYTVEVIEQASGARIIVEGYSFEVEQASPGSVPGHTAARAAARTAAPAPAAAPAPVAAPPKKAAAPKAKAAAPAAPAKSAAPTGRGAVLAPIPGVITKVCVTEGEEVRAGQTVVKLEAMKMENDITALVAGTVKEVAVTEGAEVSDGQLLVLVV
- a CDS encoding carboxyl transferase domain-containing protein, encoding MALKDVLHELQTRNAQAEAGGGKERIAARHEKGLLGARERIDLLFDSGTFVEVDKLKTHRCNDFGMDKQRIPGDGIVTGYGSVDGRTVFAFAQDFTVLGGSLSHAFAEKICKIMGLAMKAGAPVVGLNDSGGARIQEGVESLGGYSDIFCMNTLASGVVPQISAIMGPCAGGASYSPALTDFILMVDQKSYMFITGPDVIKSVTREVVTQEDLGGAFTHNSKSGVAHFMAESDEDCVAKVRRLLSYLPSNNVDDPPVLACDDPVDRLTPELDDVVPDSSNQPYDIHAIIEATVDSGSFFEVHEHFAKNAVVGFARIGGRSIGVVANQPLHLAGCLDSNSSNKIARFVRFCDCFNIPVVTFEDVPGFLPGTAQEWGGIIRHGAKIVYAYAEATVPKITIITRKAYGGAYAVMGPRHVRADVVLAYPSAEIAVMGADGAVNIIFRGELKNADDAEARRKELVADYRGRFATPFKAAELGYIDEVISPSHTRLRIGQALAMLAHKKDTNPPKKHGNIPL
- a CDS encoding methylmalonyl-CoA mutase family protein, translating into MASFDQELSRWTTKVLEPARAKSDERRKSFETLSSIPVAPLYGPSSGDYPGGLGMPAEYPFTRGVQPNMYRGRFWTMRQYAGFGTAEESNRRYRFLLGQGTTGLSVAFDLPTQMGRDSDHPLAEGEVGKVGVAIDSLADMETLFDGIPLDKVTTSMTINATASVLLAFYLALAEKQGVSWDKVGGTIQNDVLKEYIARGTYIYPPKASMRVITDIFAFCSEKVPQWNTISISGYHMREAGCTAVQEVAFTLADGIAYVEAARDAGLDIEQFAGRLSFFFNCHNNFFEEVAKFRAARRLWARTMKERFGAKKDRNMMLRFHTQTAGSSLTAQQPLTNVVRTTLQALAAVCGGTQSLHTNGYDEALSLPTEVAATTALRTQQVIAFESGAADTVDPLGGSWYVEALTDEIEKRASEYIANIDKLGGSVAAIVTGFQQREIQQAAYTHQQAVESGDRVIVGVNKFTSKETMTIDILRLDPMIEKRQKEKLAKVRAGRDNAAVKAALAEVRRRASGTDNLMPAIIDAVRLYATLGEISDAMRSAFGEFDAPVFI